The genomic DNA caatacaaacacgcaaagacagaacacaaacaaacggacaggacccaccgatgcgcgcgctctgcggagcgtgacgcgcctactccagctctctctctcaccgttttccccacgggatccgcagatctttagagagagagaggtatacgcgagcggcttgcgcgtcacgcccacagcgacgcgtctctcgggcgcagtcgctcacccccgtcaccacaggatatcgggtgagcgaggcaaaAGGCACAGAGAGACCCTCGCGTCTAACGCGGTCTAGCGTGCGGCACGCACCGGTGGAcccgactacatacacacacgaacaccaccagcgaaacacacaccacggcacactcacacactcgctcacgtccgcgtcgttattaaaacaaaacactacaacgtacatacacacacacacagagacgataacggacaacggacgtgcgcaatgtgaggcaccggtagtttcgctgggcgagagcggagtctaccggtccccagctctagtcaccgccgtgtgatttacgggtttaaacacaaacaacatttaaacacggcgggacgagtggggacagactcaacgctctctcagacaatacacaacaaacacacagcacgtagacaaacacttaccacgagacatgaccacgaacgaaggagaaagcaaaggagactggcggcttccgaagggtggctggttattctgtgacgggcagggtgagcaactcaaaaaggaagcgatcacgccaagtctcagggaaagaggatggtttaatagaaagtgtgcaaaccaaaaacccgtgcattgttccaaatgaaggaaataataaccagcagtcaactggtacaaagacaagacgtatatagacgaacaaacgaccctcaggtgagacggatcacgggtcccgcccacctgagggacgaacatcacgtgaccaaaaacaggatcgctgccgctgtaaccgggggcgaccggtagggggcccccccacaacgtgacaactacctattctcatgtgctgatagaactacctattctcatgtgctgatagaactacctattctcatgtactgacagaactacctattctcatgtgctgatagaactacctattctcatgtactgatagaactacctattctcatgtactgatagaactacctattctcatgtactgatagaactacctattctcatgtactgatagaactacctattctcatgtgctgatagaactacctattctcatgtgctgacagaactacctattctcatgtactgatagaactacctattctcatgtactgatagaactacctattctcatgtactgatagaactacctattctcatgtgctgatagaactacctattctcatgtactgacagaactacctattctcatgtactgatagAAGTAATGTAAGAGCCAGTTAAGGGTTAATTCATTgtataaaataatttagttaAAGAGGTTAAAATATGATGaagataattaataataataatccataatTGTTGCATTCtctaaaatgaaaacagaaaTTAGTAATGTATAAGTTTGAAGAAATTTCTGTACTTTCAGCTTCCGTCAGTAACCCTTTTTGTTTCCTGCTTAAGTTAGGACGGCCAGACGTCAGTTGGAGTTTTTGGAAGCAACACAGTTTTTGGACCGAGTCATGTTGAGTTCAGTGTAATGTCTGATGTTTATAAGTAAACATTTAAAGAGGATTCTATCTCACTCGCGTCTTTCAATACTGGTTGTTACTCAGAGGCAAAGGTGGCACAAGAAACTGGTGAAAGAAACGAAGCGCCTCTACATTAGTCCAAAAACTAGCTAACTCGGAGCCTCGCTGAATTAACCTGGATAGCGCAGTTCGGAGCTCGCCCAGAGAATCCGTGAAACGGGTTATCCTCTGAAGCATTCTCCAGGAAAAGGTATCGAAAATTCCTCTTTACCTCTAAGCTTTGTGAAGAAAGTACGTTGTATGGATTCTAAGATGGTCCACGAGTTCGGACGAAAacgaaagtaaaaaaaaaacaaaaacaaaaggggGCTAACCAAAGTTAAAAGAGCTAGCGCGTTGGATCTCTTCCCTGTAAGAACGCTCGCGAATAACAGGATTGGATTCGGTCAAGGTGGAGTTTTGCGATTTGGAAAGGTTGTGTGCACTCGGCTCGTTAAGAAAGACAACTGAGAAGTGTTTTAAAACCCTTGTGCGCGCAACGTGAGCATTAGCTCCACGAATTGTAAGATGGCCGATGAAAATAAAAACGGACGTGGCAAAGACAGAGTGGAGCAGGGAAGAGCACGCAAGCTAACTGAGAAGGGTATAGATGAAAGATTACAAAGGTTCATAGCATTGAGGAGACGAACTTTGGGAACTCTAACTAGCCGAATGAAAGAGATAGAGGCACTGATGAGTGCAAAAAATTTAGAAAATGTTAAAGATATGATGGAAAGTGAATTTGCACAATCCCTAAATGAGTTCAATAGTCTCAACAACGAAGTTGGCAATCTGTTGTCTGAAGATGAAAAAATGCTTGACCAGGATAATTGGTTTGTACCAAAAATGGAAGTTATCAAAGACTTTATGAAAATAACTAAAAGATGGATTGCAGATGAGCATGAATACACAATGAAGGAAAGCATGCAACTGGAAGAGCAGCATGTGATAGATGAACAACAAGATGCCATTCTACCGAGTGACAGTGTTTCACAGGTAAGGGTCTGCAGAGCTGTAAAGGATCACCTGCGTGTGTCTCGTGTAAGTGGAACATCATGTGTATCGTCCACACGTGCTAGACAAGAAGCAGAACACGCAGCTCTGCTGGAACGTGCAGCAGCGTTAAGGAAAAGACAGGAGCTTGAATTCGAAGCAGCTAGAATTAAAGCTGAAAAGGAAGAGCTAGAGCTGGAGACTGCATTAGCTGAAAGCCAAGCAAAACTAAAAGTGCTTAGAGAATATGAGAGGTCCGAAGATGGTTCCAGTTGCCATTCGTCAGCGTGGAAATCACTAAGCGGGAAAATGAATAAGGAAAGAGATGCCATGATGCTACAGCAGCAAGCTCATGTGAATGTTCATGTACCAACGCAAGTGCAGCACTCCAGAATACCACAGCAGCCACAGCCAGCTTCCAATCAGAGTCCTAGAGCTCAAACGAGCAGAGGTGATGACATCTTTACAGTCATACAAAAACAGAATGTAATTACCGAGCTACTTGTAAAACAACAACAGCTTTCACAGCTACCGAAAAAGGACATTCCCGTGTTCAAGGGTGACGCGCTCCAGTACAAATCTTTCATAAGGGCGTTTGAGCATGCAATTGAGCAGAAGACTGACAACGATCAGGATAAGTTATACTTCTTGGAACAGTACACGGATGGCGAACCTCAAGAACTGGTACGCAGCTGCGTTCACATGACACCTAGCAAAGGCTATCACGAGGCAAAACAGCTACTTCATAAGCATTATGGGGATGAGCTTCGCATAGCCAGTGCATACATTGATAAAGCGCTCAAATGGCCACAAGTGAAGTCGGACGACAGGACAGCGTTGAATGCCTATGCAATGTTTTTGATTGGATGTTGTAACACTATGGAGGACATTGAATTTTTAGAAGAGATGGACAATCCAACCAATCTACGGACAGTAATATCCAAACTGCCGTACAAAATGAAAGAACGTTGGCGTGCTGAAGCTTTCGAACTTAAAGAGCGAAGAGGAAGGAGAGCAAGGTTTGCTGATTTGGTGAACTTCGTAGATCGCCAAGCTAAGATAGCTATGGACCCCCTCTTCGGTAATATCTCAGACAGCCGCACAACCGCGCGGGAAAACAGGCCAGCAAGGAAAGAGGTGCGTGGAAGCAGCTTCGCAACTaatgttgctgctgaaagcAAAGTGTCCCAAAAAATACATATCAAGCCTGCTAACATGAGTACAACAGTGAATGCCTTTGATAAACCATGTTTGTACTGCCAGCAGTCTCACGCCCTTGCTTCATGCAGTATGATCAAAGGTCGGCCACATAAAGAACGACTAGACTTTCTGAAATCAAAGGGCCTATGTTTTGGATGCTTGGTTCCTGGCCATCTCAGCACATTCTGCAAAAGAAAATTAGAGTGCAAGGAATGTGCATTAAAGCACCCTGATATTCTGCACAAAGTTAAGGATGAAGGTTCTGTCTCTGTCCCAGTAAAGAAAGATGGTGCTCAAATTAAAGAGGTGCCCTGCGCAGAAGCTCCCATCTCACAAGAGTCCTGTGGCCTTACGGGGGCCGGAGAAGCTGATTGTGTGCTGTCAATTGTACCAATAAAAATCAAGTCAAAGAATAGCGACAAACATATAAAAACGTATGCTTTTCTGGACCCGGGAAGCACAGCAACCTTCTGCACGGAAGACCTGCAAAGGAAATTGAACGTGAAAGGGAAGCCCACAAGAATACTTCTAAGCACCATGGGCCAAGATGAACCAGGTGAACGAAAGCTCGTGAACAGTTTTGTGATATCTGACCTGGAAGTGTGTGGGTTGGAAAGCAACATGTTCATTGAGTTACCCAAGGTGTTTACTCACAGCAGCATACCTGTTCATGCCGGGAATATACCCAAACAGAAGGATGTTCAGAAGTGGCCATACCTCCACGAAGTGAGCTTGCCAGAGATAGATGCTGAAGTGGGACTACTTATTGGAGCAAATTGTTCAAGAGCATTAGAACCCTGGCGCATCATTAATGGTCAGGCTGGAGGTCCCTATGCTGTGAAGACGGCCATTGGCTGGGTCGTGAACGGGCCTATAAGGAAAGACCTGAATGAAACAGAGAATGAACCGCGACCTTTCTCAGTCAACAAAATCTCTTTGATGGAGATTGAGAGGTTATTGGTCCAACAGTATAATGCTGATTTTCCAGAGCGCAGCTATGACGACAAGAAAGAGATGTCTCAAGAAGACAAAATATTTTTGCGGTGTGTGGAGAAGACGTCAATTTTAGAGAATGGACATTATACCATTGGATTGCCATTCAGGAATGAGAAGCTCCAAATGCCTAATAACCGTTGTGTGGCGGAACAACGTATAGCGTTTTTGCTTAGGAAGTTTAAGAGGAATGCTGAATTCTTTGAAGACTACAAGGGATTCATGGAAACCATCATTGGTAAGGGCTATGCTGTCCAGGTTCCTACACACCAACTGAACAGAGATGACAAAAGGGTGTTTTATATACCACACCATGGCGTCTATCACCCAAGAAAACAGAAGTTGCGGGTGGTATTTGACTGCACGTCCTCATTCCAGGGTAGGTGTCTAAATAGCGAACTGCTCCAGGGGCCTGACTTGACCAGCACATTAGTCGGAGTCCTTCTGAGATTTCGTGAGGAGTCAGTGGCAGTAATGGCAGACATTGAGTCAATGTTCTACCAAGTTAGGGTGCCGGAACATGATGCGGATCTACTTCGTTTTCTTTGGTGGCCCAACGGCAGGTTGGATGAGCCCATGGCGGAGTTCCGGATGACCGTGCACCTCTTCGGAGCCAACTCTTCACCAAGTGTAGCTTCTTACGCACTCAGAAGAACAGCAGAGGATCACAGAAGTGTTACTTCTCCATGTGCGGTTCAGACAGTCCTGAATAATTTCTACGTGGATGATTGTCTGAAAAGCGTAGCTACAGATGAAGACGCAATTACCTTAGTCAATGATCTTAGAGCCTTGTGCAACAGTGGAGGGTTCACCTTAACAAAGTGGATGAGCAATAGCAGAAAGGTGTTACTGTCAATCCCTGAGGAACACAGAGCCAGTAAAATGAAAGACCTGGACTTACGACACGA from Brachyhypopomus gauderio isolate BG-103 chromosome 12, BGAUD_0.2, whole genome shotgun sequence includes the following:
- the LOC143528415 gene encoding uncharacterized protein LOC143528415 → MGQDEPGERKLVNSFVISDLEVCGLESNMFIELPKVFTHSSIPVHAGNIPKQKDVQKWPYLHEVSLPEIDAEVGLLIGANCSRALEPWRIINGQAGGPYAVKTAIGWVVNGPIRKDLNETENEPRPFSVNKISLMEIERLLVQQYNADFPERSYDDKKEMSQEDKIFLRCVEKTSILENGHYTIGLPFRNEKLQMPNNRCVAEQRIAFLLRKFKRNAEFFEDYKGFMETIIGKGYAVQVPTHQLNRDDKRVFYIPHHGVYHPRKQKLRVVFDCTSSFQGRCLNSELLQGPDLTSTLVGVLLRFREESVAVMADIESMFYQVRVPEHDADLLRFLWWPNGRLDEPMAEFRMTVHLFGANSSPSVASYALRRTAEDHRSVTSPCAVQTVLNNFYVDDCLKSVATDEDAITLVNDLRALCNSGGFTLTKWMSNSRKVLLSIPEEHRASKMKDLDLRHDALPVERTLGVQWDTEMDTFTYSMKLQDKPMTRRGILSVINSIYDPLGFLAPVILPAKLLLKELCKEQLGWDENIGERHAEDWRRWVKDVTHLTNFHVSRCLKPTKFGCSIAAQLHHFSDASEYAYGTVSYLLLENEQGEKHCAFLMGKSRVAPLKRVTIPRLELTAAVIAVKVDKMLHQELQVPLQQSVFWTDSTTVLRYVFSEAARFKTFVANRISLIREATKQSQWKYVRTDENPADQASRGLKAKSLVQGGTWMSGPNFLPNENDWPEQPVLWKESLDEDPEVKNSVTVNTVKVEESTEPMSRLIGYYSDWNKLKRSVAWIVKIKDALWRWKEESKEASRAIDQTEKDTGKR